One window from the genome of Deltaproteobacteria bacterium encodes:
- the rpoZ gene encoding DNA-directed RNA polymerase subunit omega — protein sequence MARITVEDCLNEVTNRFKLVMLGSQRTKQLLKGAKPLVDSDNREIVVALREIAAGKVREAEPETTEIE from the coding sequence GTGGCACGAATTACCGTCGAAGATTGTCTGAACGAAGTCACCAACCGCTTCAAGCTGGTGATGCTCGGTTCCCAGCGAACCAAACAGCTCCTCAAAGGCGCCAAGCCCCTGGTGGATTCCGACAACCGCGAGATCGTCGTGGCCCTGCGGGAAATAGCCGCGGGAAAGGTCAGGGAAGCGGAACCTGAAACCACGGAGATCGAGTAA
- a CDS encoding nuclease-related domain-containing protein, with the protein MTEKPYKQPAAPTDPRLRAGVEAERQMAHYLHRGFHDDPETHVLHGLRVEDREQPEQDGSPGVCQVDHLVVHRWGMFIIESKSVSEEVRVRPDDTGGDEWSRVYQGREAGMPSPIQQARRQSEFLRTLLERHREKLFGKQSIGLRTIARLLTGKDHAGFMDAPIQLIIAVSDRGRIGRLDGWKEPQEPFPVFVTKADLVPDKIAQELERHRKGATSLGKSQGEYGLWDIEEQAAKAVAEFLAARHVERSAAAPARKDRTASNQNRPPSQGTATRRTSTTEPVCRHCRSKDLTATWGKFGYYWRCGACGKNTSMPKVCPRCGPDGRQGNEIRVRKAGKTYFRDCKACGTSEVIWT; encoded by the coding sequence ATGACTGAAAAGCCGTACAAGCAACCGGCCGCACCCACGGACCCGCGGCTTCGAGCCGGCGTCGAAGCCGAGAGGCAGATGGCGCACTACCTGCACCGCGGTTTCCATGACGATCCGGAGACCCACGTGTTGCACGGTCTGCGGGTCGAGGATCGCGAGCAGCCCGAGCAGGACGGCTCGCCCGGGGTGTGCCAGGTCGACCACTTGGTGGTGCATCGCTGGGGGATGTTCATCATCGAGAGCAAGTCGGTGTCTGAGGAGGTGCGAGTCCGGCCCGACGACACGGGCGGCGATGAGTGGAGCCGCGTGTACCAGGGCAGGGAGGCAGGGATGCCTTCCCCGATCCAACAGGCGCGGCGCCAGTCGGAGTTCCTGCGGACGTTGCTGGAACGGCACCGCGAGAAGTTGTTTGGGAAGCAGTCAATCGGATTGCGTACCATCGCCAGGCTCTTGACGGGAAAGGACCACGCCGGGTTCATGGATGCGCCGATTCAGCTCATCATCGCGGTATCGGACAGGGGGCGAATTGGCCGCCTCGATGGCTGGAAGGAACCCCAGGAGCCGTTCCCGGTGTTCGTCACCAAGGCCGATCTGGTCCCGGACAAGATCGCTCAGGAGCTGGAACGCCACCGCAAGGGTGCGACGTCGTTGGGCAAGTCACAGGGCGAGTACGGTTTGTGGGACATCGAGGAACAGGCAGCGAAGGCAGTAGCCGAGTTTCTTGCCGCTCGCCACGTGGAACGTTCCGCCGCCGCGCCAGCGCGGAAGGACCGAACCGCCTCAAACCAGAACCGTCCACCATCGCAAGGAACGGCCACGCGCCGCACGAGCACGACCGAACCGGTGTGCCGGCATTGCCGCTCAAAGGATCTCACCGCGACTTGGGGCAAGTTCGGATACTACTGGCGGTGCGGCGCGTGCGGCAAGAATACTTCGATGCCGAAGGTGTGCCCGCGATGCGGACCCGACGGACGGCAAGGCAACGAGATACGGGTTCGCAAGGCAGGGAAAACGTATTTCCGCGACTGCAAGGCGTGCGGCACATCCGAGGTGATTTGGACCG